The DNA window CTTGGCTtttgggaagaaagggaaaaaagcatcCCAGCTTCCAAGACTTGGAGGTCCTGATTCCCGGCACTGGGGgcagctcatttatttttttctacaggcAGCCAgaaaacttctctttttaaaCCAATTTCAAAATCATCCCAGGTTGATAAGGTGTCCTTGTGGCAAAAAGATAGTAATTCCTTAGTCAGGGAGGGGGAAGCCAAAGTGGATGATTGAATGGGGCTCCTTTCCAAGTAGCCCCATCATCCCCCCAACTTCTTAAATTCTGCAACAGCAGAGGGAGTGCTGTGCCAGGGCAGGTAGGGGTGGGCAGCTCTCGGTCGCCAAATGTGGTTGATCTTCAAAATCACCTGGGAGCAAGGTGGGGGATAAGGGAAGTTactaaaaatatagatttctggacccctcactctgctccttcCAGATGGAGCCCAGTAATCTATTGTTTAATGCTTGAGGGGCTCCTGATGGTCAGCCAGGGTTTGAGCACCTGAATCAGGGGCTTGAGAGACACCCATGTGGGGACTGAAGAGCCCAGGACTCAAGGCAGTATGAGCTAGGCAGAAGGACTGTATGGTTTCCTGGACAAGAATTGTCTGGTGGAGGAGTTCCAGAGTGTCCTTGGAGTAGGAACAAGCCACCTGAAGGAATAGAGAAGATGTCCAGTAGGCCCTCCTCTACCTTTTCCCCACAAGCACCAGCAACTGCATCATCAGGCATATCTCAGAAAATTCCCCCAAGATAGCTCCAAAgagcttctgtttcctctcaCTTGCCAATCTGCCTTACGCTGGGCACTGGACTGGGCTCTTCCCCATTCCCTCTAtatcccctctccccctgcctgatAGCTGTCTGTCCTGATGTGCACAGAGAGAGGTCGGACTAAACACCAAGCTCTGTGCTCCCCCTTCACCTCCCTGGTGGGCAGCCTCATTTATTGGGCCTGCGAGGGAAGCATGTCAAGACTAGAAGGGGGCAGAAAAGCCAGGTGCAAAAGGTTGGGAAGGGAAGTCATAGATCACAGGGGTCTCCAGAGCCAGCTGAGGAAGTGAGCAAGCATCCCCTTACCTGCTACAGAAAGGCTTCAGGTGGGGTTAGTGAATTGGAAAGACAAAGTGAGCCTTCTCCCAGGTAGCTGGAGGCTCCTATGGTCTCTCCAACTAGTTGGTTCTAAGACCCAAGTGTGGCCTCGCAGGCCCCACAGGGAGGAGGCTGCTTTGTGTGTGGAAGAGCTGGAGGAAATATGGGAGCCAGTACCCACCTACAAGAATCCCTACCTTTGAGTGGAGAGCAGGTCTGCCCTCTGGCCAAGTTAAAGGAAAAGAGACCCCCATTACTTTGAAAATATGTCACCAACAGCTTAACATTCACTAAGCACTCACTTTAACCACATCTACTCATTTAGCCCTCAAAACCATCGGATATGAAGGTGTTAATATgcctgctttacagatgaggacactagAGCTGAGTAGAGGTAGGTTTGCCCAAGCTCTCCAGCTAAGCAGGGTTGGAACCCTGATCTATGAGTACTCAAGGCATCGGACAGATTCTTCCAGACTTTTTTCAGGGATTGGAGATACTGAGGGATGGAGGCAGAATGAAGGATATGGTGAGGAGACAGGCTGTCAGAGGAGGACAGCCATCTCACCCCATTTCGTCCCTGGGTCCTCAGAATGGAAAACGTGCTCTTCTGGACTAGTGGCCTCAGGCCAGAAAAACTTCATTCTGTTTACACTTTGCCTTGTGGTAGACACTGGGGAGACAGATGGTCTCTCCATAAtagtgttatatttatttttaggattttttaaatctgtggttcattttaaagttgtttatCACACTTGTTTCTGACAACAACTGAGTGAGGAATATAGGGATGGGGAAGATTTGTTATCcgttttacaggtaaggaaactgatgCTGAAGACAGGCTGAGAAACCTCATCCCCTGTCTAGCATGTACCATAAAGCTCTCTTGCCACCACCCCTGTCAGGCTCACCCTTATACTGATTCACCCCACAGGAAAGGGACAGCTCCATCAACAGTGTGTTGAATTCACCATGCCTCCTTATCAGCCCTTTTGTTAGCTGAAGACATGAGGGGCCCCTTGAAAGGAGCTCAGGCAGCCTGGTCGGGGAGAGTGGCTGTCTCAACTCCTCGGCTAACAAATGACCACCTGATTCTCCTGGCTTCCAACCTCCTTCTGGGCTTTAGGAAGAGACAAAGGAAGCAGGACAGCTTTCAGAAGTCTGACTTTAGACAGAAAGAAGGGAACAAAGAAAGAGGGTCATCCTAATGTCCATGGATGTGCCTCTGGGGCCAGGGGCAGCCCCATTCCCCACGACAGGGTCACTGGCTGACTTAAGCTGTGAAGGCTTAGGGGTGACCAAGTAGGCAGGAAATATGACAAGAACAAGACTACCAGTGAGTACAGTTGACCTTTGGAAAAGCACAGGGCTTAGGGGTGCCAACCCTCACaacacagtcaaaaatctgcaaTATAACTGTTGATTCCCCCAAAACCTACTAATAGGCTGCCATTGGCCAGAAGCTTAACCAATAACATCAACAGTGAATTaccacatattttgtatgttctacaTATTATACACCGTATTCTTACAagaagtaagctagagaaaagaaacgtgattttaaaaatcataaggaaaagaaaacacatttataggactgtacatgtatttattgaaaaatatctgcatataagtggacccatgatATTCAGACCCATGTTGTTCCAGGGTCAACTATAGAGTGAAATAATCTTTCTTCAACCCTGGGAGACACACCCAACCTTACTCCCAgcccaaccccaaccccagacTCTCCATGCCAAGTCAATTAGCCTTAAACTTGCTCATAGTGACTTGACAAATCCATGCGAACTTCAGCACAGCCCTGCCCTGAGCCTCAACCTTGCATTAGTCCTGGTGTTCAAGCCTTAATGAGTGAATTCATGAACTAGGTAGGGATGAGGGCTGTCtcactttaaaaatcagtctCCCTAGAGGATCTGCTCTTTTATAAATACATAGGTGAATAAATGAAACCCCTGCCATTTGTAGAGATTTTATGCTCTACCACACGCCTTCGTGCGTGTGATCTCATTGCATCTTAATAAATGAGGAGCCTGGGATGGAGGGTGAGAGTCAGGATTTAAGCCCAGATCTCCAACACTTGGAACGGAAATTTGAACTGAGAACTCTCATAGGAAATGTTCTGAAGTAGTGAGTGGACATTGGGTTGGGCTTTGCCCTCATGGAGCAGCAGCTCTCAAGAGCCCATGCTGGGGCATGGAGCTGGGTGAGGTTTAGTGGTTGTTGCTGGTCTGCAGGAGCCTGAGGACTGCTAGTGAGCACCACCCAGCAGAAagctgggagtggggtggggaggtatGCCTGCAAAGAcatatgaaatgtaaaaatcacACACACTCATGACCCAACCTAAGGGAGTTTATGATTGGATGGAAGGCTCTGGAAGGCAGAAGCATAAGAAAATGTGACTTTGGGCTttatggcggggggtgggggggagcagttGTGACTCCCCTTGGAGTCCAGGGGCCTCCACTTGGTCACACAGATTCTGCTTTCAGGGACTTAGGGCATCGCTGAGTATTGCCAGAGCAATAGCTGTGCTGTCAGGACCTCCCCTCTGGACAGTCAGGCTCCAGCATGAAGAGGCGTTGCCCAGTGAAAAAAGCCTTAGAAATGAACTCTATTTTCTCAAGAAAGAAGCATGGGATCtggcgtgtgcacacacatacacacacacatacatacccacaGCAGAGAGTGGTTGAGCCCTGGGGCTCAGATAAGGGGAGCTGAACAGATGCAGTGTTTCTCCATGGACTGAGGGTAGAGAACTTTTCCTCCGAAAGCTCCTAGTGGTTCTGAGCGGAGCTTGGCCAGTCTCAGAGGTTTGGAATGTAAAAGGGTCAGGAGGTCAGTGGGGGTTGGGGTTGGAGGGTGGCAGGGAAGATAAGAGGAGTTCCCAAAGGGTCCGGTGCAGGAGCTGGGGATGAGGAGGACTTGTGCTCACTGTGGACAGAAGGAGCAGGAGGCTAGCCTGTGAGCCTGCCCTCCTAACTGTGagcaccagggctgcccagtcccCCAGCTACCCAGAAATACCGGGGAGCAAAGGCCAGCTGCCCCGTCAGTGAGCCACACAGAGCCACCCTTGCTGTAAGTGCTAGACACGTGTTACTTGCTTAACTCGAGGTCTAATATCTAGGCAGATGCTTTTGATGACAAAGGCAAGGAAGGGAAATGGGGGAGCTCACAGCCAGTGCTGGGGAGCCTCCCTGAAGCAGGGCTTCATATCCTGAGAGATTTTATGTTTACTTCTGGCTCTCAGGtgatcagaaaataaagaaatgcccAAATAAATAGGGTCGGAAAAATTGGGGctcttaaaaatgtttgcattCAGTATACTAATGCTTTAACAACCCCTTAAAGTGTATATGTCTGTGCTATTTTCGAGAAAATTACAGGACTTATGAAATACTAATTCATAGTTTCCCAATCCTGAGTGGTGTGGGGCCCGGTAACAAGATGGGAGTTTACAATGAATGTCCGCTCTTTTCAGCCCTTGTGGGACTGTTGGATCCTCAGCTGGAGGTAAAGCCAAGATTCTAACTGCACGGTTCTTCTTTCTGATGAGAGGCCCAAGAAAATGGACCTGGTGGACCCCCTCAGAGAGGCCTGCCTGGGGAGAGACCCCCTTAGAGGGAGGTAGGGAAGCAATAGAGGCTGCAGGGcaatctcttccttcctttcctcccatcTTCAGAGTACTATGTGGACATGGGTTTGCTtatgtgcacgcatgtgtgtgtgcatgaaagaGAGAGCTGGCTAGGTgtcaagggtgtgtgtgtatgaaaggTGCAGGGAGACCCCCTTCTTCCCCTTGGAGTTGAGCTCCGCCCTCTCTCCCGTTTCTTGTCACATTCAATGCCTCCGGAGCATCAGGCCTGGGACTAAGCAGCTGGTGAGAGGCCTCTATCCTCTTCCTTTGAGCAGAGCCAGAAAGAAGCATGCAAGGGAGGAGTGTAAGTGGATGTGGGCTCAAAGGAAAGACAGTGATAGTCCTGgcacagaggcaggcaggcaggatcccagggtccagatGCAGCTGGGGACACACTGTGGCCTGCTCTAGGTCAGAGAATCTCAGGAAGCCTGCATCTCTGGGCCCCAGACCACCACCTCATGAGGAAGCAGTAAGGAGGCTAGGGGAAGTGTTGTGGGAACAGAGAACCTGGCTGTAGACCAGAGGGGAGAGTCATAGGACTGGTGGGCCCTGTGGAGGAGGCGGTGTGAGGGGAGGAAGCTGGTGGGAGCTGCCACTCTGTCTGCAGCCCTGATCCTATTGCTATTTCTCCAGCTTAATTCAACTCAATCCACATGACCCTATCTGAAGAGTCACCAGAGCCACTGGGGAGCCTGACCCCAATATAGCCTTCAGTGACCTATTCCACTATGTCACAGAGGCAGGCAggaaatttttcttcatagccAGTCTCAACACCAACAACTGCCATGGATATGGGGGCAGTGATACCAAgtcagaagaaatgaaagtgaTTTCCCCACAGCTTTTGATCCCTTCCCTGTTTATTTTCACAGGAGCCTTCACATCTGGGGAGAAATTCTTGGTATGCCTCTTGCTGGCAAAGACCAGCTTTccctgagctgagcacagagctgaggAGTAAGCAGGGGCAGACACCAGACACAAGTGTGTCCAcagctctttccttcctttccaggaCCTCCACAAGCCCTGCTCTGGAAAGCAGGAGGCCTGGGTTTCTGTCCCAGGATTGGTGTTCAACAGCTTCCTGGCCTTGGCAAGCCATTCCACCCCTCCGGGACTCAATTTCTGTAAACAGTAGAATCTGGGCTTGATTGGTGAATTTCAAACCGTTTTTAGCAATGCAGCTCTTCTTTCAAATACATGCTTTGGTCAAACCTCTatatataacaaatttaaaaacacagagccaaaaaaataaattaaataaaataaaaattaaaaaaaagaaataaaacaacaacaacaacaacaaaacacagagccactcaggttgGCTCAGGGGTGAGTTGGAGGTGCCCCAGGGCCACCCACTAGTTTTCCCTCCCTCAGGGGGCTCCACATATCAGGGCACAGTCTGAAAACCATTGAATCATAGGATCTCTTAGGATCCTTCCAGATGTACCACTTAGGCCTCTATGGTTCACGTATCCTAACATCCCCCTTCTAGGAACAGGGGTGATTTGTTCATGCTGCAAGTGGGGAGACCAAGCACTAGAGAGGTTAATGGTCTTCTCCAGCAAGCCCCAGAGCTCCTGATTTTCAGTCAATGTGCCTTCTGCCAGGATGTCTCACCCTCCCAGAGCTGGCTAGGCATGTAGGCTGGGGGTCCAAACCCTCAAGTCCTTGTTATTTTTACCTCCTGGATATGGGCAGACAAAGAGAGGCTTCAACAGGTCTCTCTCACTGGAGCTCGTCCTGGCCAACACTAGTGCCAAGACAGAGCCTTTAATTATGGAGGCCCAGAAGGTTAATGACTTCGTGTGTCTCCTCCCTGCAGGTGTGTCACCTGGATCATGAGGTCATCCCTCTGCTGGCTCCTCCCACTTCTCCTCATCTTGGCCTCAGTGGCCCAAGGCCAGCTAACAAGACGACCaagacccagacccagacccaggcCCAGACCCAGGCCTACACCCAGCTTTTCTCAGCCCTATGAGCCACCGGAGCCTAcagacctgccccctcccctcccaccaggtCCTCCCTCTATCTTCCCCGACTGCCCCCGGGAATGCTACTGCCCCTCTGATTTCCCGTCTGCCCTCTACTGTGACAGCCGCAACCTCCGAAAGGTCCCTATCATCCCACCCCGCATCCATTACCTCTATCTGCAGAACAACTTCATAACTGAGCTCCCAGTGGAGTCCTTCCAAAATGCCACAGGCCTGAGGTGGATCAACCTGGATAACAACCGAATTCGCAAGATAGACCAGAAGGTACTGGAGAAACTACCCAGTCTAGTATTCCTCTACATGGAGAAGAACCAGCTGGAAGAGGTGCCCTCGGCCTTGCCCCGGAACCTGGAGCAGCTGAGGCTGAGCCAGAACCAGATCTCCAGAATCCCACCCGGCGTCTTCAGCAAGCTGGACAGCCTGCTGCTCCTGGATCTCCAACACAACAAGCTGAGTGATGGTGTCTTCAAGCCTGACACCTTCCAAGGCCTCAAGAACCTCATGCAACTCAACCTGGCTCACAACATCCTGAGAAAGATGCCACCCAAGGTGCCTGCAGCCATTCACCAGCTCTACCTGGACAGCAACAAGATTGAGACCATCCCCAATGGATACTTCAAGGGCTTCCCCAACCTTGCCTTCATTCGCCTTAACTACAACAGGCTGTCAGACAGGGGGCTCCCCAAGAACTCCTTCAACATCTCCAACCTGCTGGTGCTCCATCTGTCCCACAACAAGATCAGCAGTGTGCCTGCCATCAACAACAAGCTGGAACACCTGTATCTCAACAACAACAGCATAGAGagtgagtgggggcagggcagggccatgGCCAGAGAAGTGGAGGCTCTTATTGTCTCAATCCTTTCTAGGAGTttgggccggggtggggggtgtagaACAAAATAGCACCCAGTCTGGCATTGGACTTCAAACCTTGACCTTGCCCCTTactatctgtgtgaccttgaacagatattttacctctgccacgttttctcatctgtaaaatgagaacgGGAACAATGCCTTCTGTCACAAAGTTGATATGAGGATTTAACAGGGTAATACGGATAAAGTGCCCAGAATACCATGCTTGAAGGATAACGGcttttcctcctctgtcccttcttGTCAGCCCCAGCTTCTCTGCCCTCCAGATCTACAGGTAGACATGGAATGTAGTCCTGGACATTCTCACGAAAGCAGAACAGTAACGTGTTCTGACTATCACTACTCTGAGATGTCCTGGGTCTGTCCCTTGCACAAGCTGGCAGCTGTGAGAGGAAGGCTGAGCCTAGGTTTTGGAGAATCTCTAAAAGACGTACACAGAAAGGCAGCTCAGGATAGGCAGCTGGTACAAATGCAGCAGCCAGAGAAACACGCCAGTGTACAGGCGCTTTCTGAACCTAGCTGCAAGGCTGGAATATTCAATCATATAAGATAGTACATTTAAGGCAGAATTTGCCCAAACTACATTTATAGGATCCTGAGCTTGGGGGAAAAATTGCAGCCCAGAAGAAAGGGCTGGAAGTCCCAGTTTGGCTCTGAGCAAAGCATtaacagaaaacttgaaaaacaagagagaatatctggtcctcaaaaaaaaaccAGGTTCCATCCACAACAGGAATTTACAGCTCTAGGGTTGCAGGGAACCAAGGGGAAAGGGCAGCAACCCTAAGATAATATTAGGAATCCCCAGTTTCCAAACCAAAGAATGAGAAGATTGTTGAGTTTCTACAATCTTGAAACAAATGGATGGGAGAACaggcttattcattcatctggGATAATTACGTGAAGTAggggaaggctttttttttaagctggcaAAAAGCAAATTCTGGAAAAGGGGAAACTAATTTTATCCTGCAGGTAGTAAACTGATGGAAAGTATTACCCTAAAAGCTAGATGAGCCGAAAATCCAGGCAGAAAGAATACCTtactcagagcacctgggtgactcagttggttgggtatctgcctttggggttggatccctgctcagtgcagagcctgcttcttcctcaccctctgcctgccactccacctgcttgtgctctctctctcactgtcaaataaataaattaaatcctaagAATCACGTTACTCAGTGGCCAGCAGGTCTCCATCAGTGTGTGGAAGGGTAGGCTGCTAGGGTACATCCAGCTTTTTAAGGCTGAAGTCAgaaaaatccccccccccccgtgtatATCCCCTGCGCCCCACCTGTCTCCTGTGTCACCGATGGACAGAGTGGGCAGAGCTGGCCCTAGATCAGCTAACCGTGTTCTCAGCAATGACCTTAATGCTGCCAACTTCCCTGTCCTTTACAGCCTGTAAAATGCCTTTGCCAATATTCTCTCATCTGAAGTGAGGGACAGGTACCCCTCCCACCATTTCACAGATTTGAGAACTGAATGTCAAGGTGGTAAGGTGACAGTCCAAAAAGTCACAGTGGTCATAAGAACAAAATCCACCTAAGTCAGGGCTCTTTCTGCTACTCCAATGatggacagagaggaagaagaccAAGAAGGAGAAGAACATCACTAACAATGCTGATCCCCCAACGCTGATGAAAGAGGCAAGGTTGAGGGGGAATAAGAAATTCATTCAGAAGATGACATCATTTCACGTGACATCATCTCACCAGAGGTGAAGGAGAAAGTGGAATCTCGCTTTCCATTTGAAAGTCTACCACAAATTGGCTCCTGCTGAGCTGCCCGGCTTCTCTCTCCAGTACAGCTCACTGTGCTTTTACTACTCCTGGGTTCTGCCATGAGCTCTGCTGCCCCTACAACTTCCTTCAAATAGGAGGTCACTCTAGCAAACACCAACCCCCACGTCTCCACCCTGCTGTGGCCCCACCTGTCTTTGAAGGTCCAGCTCACAGTTTACTTCCTCTGTGACTCCACAGAGTGAATTTCCAATAGTAATGGTTGATTGGTTCTGACTTAATTCATTCTACAAACAAGTAAAGTAAACCTGGGGGTGGGCAGGCTTGACTCAACCTCGGTGGCACATTCCCAAGGTCAGCCAGTTCCAGAGAAGAGAACTCAAATGCTTATCATCAATTGTCcgcccccttctccttcctcatctTTGCCTCCAGCCCCATCtgtcccaacccccacccaccctaCCTGCTgacctctcccttctttctccacaGAAATCAATGGGACCCAGATCTGCCCCAACAACCTAGTTGCCTTCCATGACTTCTCCTCAGATCTGGAGAATGTGCCACACCTCCGCTACCTGCGGCTGGATGGGAACCACCTGAAGCCGCCCATCCCGCTGGACCTCATGATGTGCTTCCGCCTGCTGCAGTCCGTGGTCATTTAGGCCTTACTCTGCCACCCAGATCTCCTCTGACCACACTTGAATGCTGGTGGCCCGGGTGCCTGTGCCCACCATTCGTGTTCtttatcttcctttctcattGCCGGCTTTGTCTTTCTCATCCCATCTTCCCAAGGCAGGAACTAGCCACATACTCTGCTGCACCTGCAGCTTCTAGAGCAAGACGTCTAAGGGCTTGATTTGGTTCAGCCAGCTCAAAGACACCCACTGCACACCCACACTTCTGGCACCAGAAGCATAGATGTGTGTCTAAAGACaacttcttctctctcctcctctcactcCTGGGGTAAGTCGGGGCCATGGGCTGATATCTGGAACTTGGTCCTGGCCAAAACAAGGAGAAGGTGGTCAGGAGCAGCCCAGAGGTGAGGTTTTGGAAAGTCCTGCTGCAGACTCCACCATCATAGGCAGCTATGGCCCAAACGGGCCCCTTAGCCACAGATCACACCTTCTAAAACTGCTGCTCCACCGACCTGTTCACTGGCACCAGACGTTGCACTGGCTCCCTACCAGCCCGGGTTCTCCAGCAAGGAAGTGTAAGAGAGTGGCTGAAGGATGGTGGAGGGTCAGGGTTCCTCACGAGGACCTGCATCTGGCAGTCTCTTCACAGGGATAGCTGAGCCTCTTCTGCTCAAGAGTAAGAGCAGGAAGGAGCAGTCCAGGAGAAGAACAGCTCCAGGAACTAGGGATCAGCCAATGGAGGAGGCGTTGGCAGTCAGAGCCCTGGGGATGGGCCCCTGTGGGTGCAGAGAGATCTTGCAGCCCCCTTGCCAGTCTGGACAAGAGGCCTGATGCCCTGAGCAACACAGTATCCATAGTGAGGGGTACAGAGCCACCAGCCCACCCCACCATCTGTTCTCTATCAATGTGGTGGCCCAATCCTGTCCAAAGCCCGGAAGCAGTTCCTGAGAAAGTGCTCTCAAAGGGGTGGAGCCCCCGGGGTAGAAGCCCGTTGCACCGTGCACAGCCGGGCTTCCCGGTCTAAGGCAGATGCATCAGTGACACCTGGTGGCTGGTACAGGCCACAGCTGGCTCCTGTCTTCTTGCCTGTCTTCAGGATGGTTTTACAAGGTTAAGGAGCTGGCCTCAGGTTCCAGCTTGAAGAGCCATGGGTCATGTGTGTGGTGTCTCCTCTGGGGTGTACAGGGTGCAAAGGTACTGGTGGCCttgaggctggggggtggggggctggttCCCATCACAAGTGAGCACAAATGGGAACCTTCAGGAACCCAGGTGAGGATGTAGTTTCTTCCTGTGTGCTGTCTGACCTTGTGGTCCCTCTAACTTCTGCCCCCACATCTGGATCCCAGATCTCTCCAGCATTCACAGTCTGGTCTGTGGCTCCACTCCTTAAACCACACTCGAATTATCTACTATCCCTGCTGCCACTTGCAGTAAGTTATTCCCTATATGGACCATCCCTCCCCTTGAAGatccaccaccccaccccacctgggCCAGGTGAGTGGCTTGGCAGGCCTCCAAGCAGAGCCTGGGTCCCATGAGC is part of the Canis lupus familiaris isolate Mischka breed German Shepherd chromosome 38, alternate assembly UU_Cfam_GSD_1.0, whole genome shotgun sequence genome and encodes:
- the PRELP gene encoding prolargin; translation: MRSSLCWLLPLLLILASVAQGQLTRRPRPRPRPRPRPRPTPSFSQPYEPPEPTDLPPPLPPGPPSIFPDCPRECYCPSDFPSALYCDSRNLRKVPIIPPRIHYLYLQNNFITELPVESFQNATGLRWINLDNNRIRKIDQKVLEKLPSLVFLYMEKNQLEEVPSALPRNLEQLRLSQNQISRIPPGVFSKLDSLLLLDLQHNKLSDGVFKPDTFQGLKNLMQLNLAHNILRKMPPKVPAAIHQLYLDSNKIETIPNGYFKGFPNLAFIRLNYNRLSDRGLPKNSFNISNLLVLHLSHNKISSVPAINNKLEHLYLNNNSIEKINGTQICPNNLVAFHDFSSDLENVPHLRYLRLDGNHLKPPIPLDLMMCFRLLQSVVI